The sequence GGTACAATAGCCTTTTCCACCAGAGCCGGGAATCCTTCTTCGGCTTCGATTTTTTCAATACGACCATCTTCTTTATAGGTTATATGGTAAAATTCCGGAACATAGACCCCTTGGACTTGAGCAACTTTTCGTAAAAACTCTTTACGGGAAACCGGGTTTTTCTTCTGCTCACCCACTAAGCGCAGGACTTCAGGCAGTTGTTCTTCACTTTCTCCAATCAAAAAAAAGTCAATAAACCCGACGAGAGGTTCAGGATTATAGGCACAGGGGCCTCCGGCAATGACCCAAGGATCATCCGGTCCCCGCTCCTCTGTTCTCATGGGGATTCCCGCCAGATCCAGCATATTGAGAATGTTGGTAAAGCTCATTTCGTACTGGAGAGTGAATCCCACCACATCAAAATCTTTGATGGGCTTAAAAGATTCCAAGGCATAAAGGGGAATTTCTCTGTCCCTCAGTTCTTTCTCCATATCCACCCAAGGGGTAAAAACTCTTTCGCAAAGAAATTCCGGGAAGGAATTAACCAGATGGTAGAGGATTCTGGTTCCCAAATGGGACATACCCACCTCATAAACATCCGGAAAGGCAAAAACCATCTGAACATCAGTTTCCGCCCAATCTTTTTTCATGACATTCCATTCTGATCCGATATATCGGCTAGGCTTTAATACTTTAGGTAAAAAGCGTTCGACCTGCCGGCGTATATCCGCCGCAGTATTATTACTCATGGTGTCAGTGAGGCCTCCTTGTAGTATATTGTGAACTTAAATTATATCATATATAACCGTAATTCCCTAAAAATCCTAGGTATTAAGGATTTAATATTGAGCAATTAGTTTTTCAAATCCTCTATTCTTAACTCTGTCAGAACTACTAGTTAAAATTAGAAGATTTTTGCTATGCTATCTAATTTTAACTTGATAAACCTCTAAATTATTTATACTTTGTATATACGATATCAAGTGAAAGAGATGGAATCATGAAGACAATTGCCCGAAAATGGGGAAACAGCATCGGTATACGGATTCCTGCTTCAATGGCTAATTCACTAAAAATTAGCGACGGGACTCCCATTGATGTGGAACTTGATGGAGAAAGGATCATTGTCACCCGAAAAAAATACGATTTAAAAGAATTACTCGCCCGGATTCCGGATGAATATGAGCCGGAAGAAATCGATTGGGGAGAGCCGGTGGGAGGGGAAAAATGGTGAATAAAGCCCTTAATATTCTAACGCTAATTGCTGAAGTTCAAACACTTGGGAATATATAATACTTGCGTATACAACGTCTAATAAAAAGCCCCCACGTTCTTTTTTCAGAAAGTGGGGGCAGAGTTGGTGACTAATGAAAAGCACACCACTACTTTAAGTTTAATTCCAGTCGATGTCCGAATGGTTAATGGTATCTCCATTGGCTATTTCTTTTTCAGATTGGGTTAATCTTTCTCTCTCCAGAGGCGTCAGCTTTGTGAAATCACTGTCCCAAGCAAGGACTATTCTTTTAATCATTTCGAATGCTAACTCCTGTTCAGACTCAGGAAGCATATCAATCATATCAACGATTTGCTTTGAAACTGCAGACATATAATCATCCCCTTACTTGTAAATGTCCCCTCGTAATCCAATATCCTTAATCAGTAAAATTTCTTCGTCATTTAGATGGGTATACTCATATAATACTCGATACTTACCTATGCGTAAACGAAGAACAGAAGGGTTTGTGCCCTGCATCTGCTTAATATCACCCTTTGGGGGTACTTCAAGCAGTCCTTCTATTCCTGTTTTAATTCTCTGCTTTACAGACTTATCAAAACTATTAATTTTTATCATAGCTTGCCCACCGGATAATGAATACCTTCTCGCAGCATCCCTTCGACAATATCTGTTTCCGTAAGAATTTTCTCCATTCCCGCCTTTTCGTTGCTGAGATTGACCATGGCATAGCGATCAGGGGTAAATTCTTCGACAATTCTCACCAAGGGAGTATCTTTCTGCACTGTAAGCCAGTGACTGCGCATCAGGCCCTTTTTCAATAATTCTTCTTTCTTACGAGTTAATTGCCTGAGAAAGGTAATATGAGCTGAGGAGATTTCCTTACTCCCTGCAAACCAAAAGAAGCCTCCCAGGATTAAGAGAGAAAGGGGCCCTTCTGAAAATTTACCCTGAACCCCTAAGACAATTCCATAGAGAGCAAAGGAAACCCCTAACCATCTGCCCGCTTCCGCCAAAAACTTTGTGGTACGTACGTACCCGAAGCTTTCCACGAATAGTGCCCGAATCACCCGCCCCCCATCTAAAGGCAACACAGGAATTAAGTTAAATGCTGCCAGCCAGAGATTATAGCGGATAAACTCTTCGGAGAGCTCCCCCCACCATAGCCCGTTCCAGCGTAAGGCCTGAGCTCCAAAGAGAAGAACCAGGTTAAAAGCCGGACCGGCCAAAGCCATCAAGCTCTCTTCCACCTTGCGGCCTTCAAAGAGGCCATCACAATAAGCGGCTCCTCCAAAGGGAAATAACTCAAGTCCTTCAACTTTAAAGCCATAGGCCTTAGCAACCAAGAGATGAGCCAATTCATGCCCTACCACCAGGGCGAAGATGAGAAGAGCCTGGGCTAATAAACCCAGGACTCCATATAGCACTAATACTACCAGAAATGTGGGGTGGATTCGGACGCTTACTCCGGATATCTTAAATAGCTGCATTTATTGACTCTCCCCCTTAACTTGCTCCAATTCAGACACTTATTTTCCAGGAAAATCCAGAGACCTGAAAGATCTCGTTCACACAGAGTTCCGAGGCTCGTAATTCGCTCACAATGTGCAGATTCTGCAAAGCCTGACCTAAGTCCCTCAAATTCTGCTTACACCCCCAGCTGGAGGAGCGCTTTCCGCTAAGCGGATGCGTCAGTGAAGCCGCGTTTAGACGAGTGCCGACGGTTCGCGTCCCCGTAGCGCGCCGCAGGTTAACATTCAGAAATACCCGGAGGTTCGGACGCGCTCGCGAACCGTCCAACGAGATAGCGGCGGAACTCGCAGACGCGTGCATCGAAGACACTGTCTTCGCACGGGTTAACACAGCTAGCAATGCGCTCCGCTTACTAATTCTTCACCTCAGGCGGTATCAAGTAAGGGATAGGATTAAGAGGCTGATTATTCTTCCTCAATTCAAAGTGAAGCCAGGGCTTCTTGAGGGGTGCAGAAAGCCCCACGGTTCCTACGGTCTGCCCCTTCTCCAGGCGCTGGCCTTTTTGAACCTGAACTTCGCCGAGATTGCCAAGAACAGTCGTCCATCCGTCACCAAAATCAATTTTAACCAATTTACCTAACTGGGGATCTTCCCCGACTGACGTCACAACCCCGCCAGCTGGGGAAAATACCGGAATTCCTAAGGCACTTCCCACATCCAGACCTTGATGGACTGAGCCGTCACTGGCCTTATCTCCAAAGCCGGCCATGACCGGACCGGAAATGGGCGGCAAGAACTTGCCTTTCATCTTCAGATCGACAGCAACGCTTTCGCCGGAAACCCCTCCCAGAGATAAGGCTTCCTTCGCCATATTATTGAGAGCTGTGTAATAATTGCCTGAATCCATCCCTCCCCGATAAATGGAATGCACTATTCGGGAGACATGATCCGAACTGTTAGCGCTGAAAAAAACCATTAAGAACAGCAGGGCGGATAAAAGAGTTCGCTTCTGGGTGCTATTCCAATGGTTAAAGAAGCTGCCCCAGTCTCTCTTTCCATTACTGCGATGCCGAGTATATTGATTATTACGCGGAATGGATTTGCCTCTTCCCTGCTCTTTACCAACTTCTTGAATGGCCCGTTCCCATTCCCAATCATCCCAACGTTCAAAAGGATTCATCCGGCAACCCCCTTATCGAACCACAATTACAGCTCGTACATTCTTTAGTAAGTCTATGAAACAGAAAAAAAAATAGAACCGCTTAGCAGTTCTATTCTATGATTGATTTATTATTGTAATGCCAGTCTGAAGAAAGAAAGTACTCCCCTT comes from Desulfosporosinus meridiei DSM 13257 and encodes:
- a CDS encoding type II toxin-antitoxin system RelE family toxin, coding for MIKINSFDKSVKQRIKTGIEGLLEVPPKGDIKQMQGTNPSVLRLRIGKYRVLYEYTHLNDEEILLIKDIGLRGDIYK
- a CDS encoding murein hydrolase activator EnvC family protein, whose protein sequence is MNPFERWDDWEWERAIQEVGKEQGRGKSIPRNNQYTRHRSNGKRDWGSFFNHWNSTQKRTLLSALLFLMVFFSANSSDHVSRIVHSIYRGGMDSGNYYTALNNMAKEALSLGGVSGESVAVDLKMKGKFLPPISGPVMAGFGDKASDGSVHQGLDVGSALGIPVFSPAGGVVTSVGEDPQLGKLVKIDFGDGWTTVLGNLGEVQVQKGQRLEKGQTVGTVGLSAPLKKPWLHFELRKNNQPLNPIPYLIPPEVKN
- a CDS encoding AbrB/MazE/SpoVT family DNA-binding domain-containing protein — its product is MKTIARKWGNSIGIRIPASMANSLKISDGTPIDVELDGERIIVTRKKYDLKELLARIPDEYEPEEIDWGEPVGGEKW
- a CDS encoding M50 family metallopeptidase, giving the protein MQLFKISGVSVRIHPTFLVVLVLYGVLGLLAQALLIFALVVGHELAHLLVAKAYGFKVEGLELFPFGGAAYCDGLFEGRKVEESLMALAGPAFNLVLLFGAQALRWNGLWWGELSEEFIRYNLWLAAFNLIPVLPLDGGRVIRALFVESFGYVRTTKFLAEAGRWLGVSFALYGIVLGVQGKFSEGPLSLLILGGFFWFAGSKEISSAHITFLRQLTRKKEELLKKGLMRSHWLTVQKDTPLVRIVEEFTPDRYAMVNLSNEKAGMEKILTETDIVEGMLREGIHYPVGKL